The Hypomesus transpacificus isolate Combined female chromosome 3, fHypTra1, whole genome shotgun sequence genome has a window encoding:
- the sfxn5a gene encoding sideroflexin-5a isoform X7, with product MQESAECYPVFQYGKCRFDQSTFVGRFRHFLDVIDPRTLFVSEKSLQECLDLLDHFHHGTLPTGVTNAQLWQAQKIKQAILHPDTGDKILMPFRMSGYIPFGTPVVIGLLLPNQTLLSSIFWQWLNQSHNACVNYSNRNATKPTPVSTFCLGYVGAVTSALSIAVGLKVLVQRADKFRPATRFLLQRFIPFPAPVQTCVTCSSCATRSCRRASVCWTTAGRRWAPPDWLPGTPFSTRHSPEWSCLCLSSCCPPSSWPC from the exons ATGCAAGAATCCGCTGAATGTTATCCAGTATTCCAGTATGGCAAGTGCCGTTTCGACCAG agCACGTTTGTTGGCAGATTCAGACACTTCCTGGATGTGATTGACCCGAGGACCCTGTTTGTGTCAGAG AAAAGTCTTCAGGAGTGTCTGGATCTCCTAGACCATTTCCATCATGGAACTCTCCCTACAGGGGTGACCAACGCCCAG CTTTGGCAAGCTCAAAAGATAAAACAG GCCATCCTCCACCCTGACACTGGGGACAAGATCCTCATGCCCTTTCGGATGTCAG GTTATATTCCTTTTGGCACACCAGTG GTGATCGGTCTCCTCCTACCCAACCAGACCCTGCTGTCCTCCATCTTCTGGCAG TGGCTGAACCAGAGTCACAACGCATGTGTCAACTACAGCAACCGCAACGCCACCAAG CCGACTCCCGTCTCCACGTTCTGCCTGGGCTACGTGGGCGCGGTGACCAGCGCACTCTCCATTGCT gTGGGGTTGAAGGTCCTGGTGCAGAGAGCCGACAAGTTCCGCCCAGCCACTCGCTTTCTGCTCCAGAGGTTCATCCCTTTCCCTGCT CCGGTGCAAACGTGTGTAACGTGCTCCTCATGCGCCACTCGGAGCTGTCGGAGGGCATCAGTGTGTTGGACGACAGCGGGAAGGCGGTGGGCACCTCCAGACTGGCTGCCAGGCAC GCCCTTCTCGACACGGCACTCACCAGAGTGGTCCTGCCTATGCCTATCCTCCTGCTGCCCCCCTTCATCATGGCCATGCTAG
- the sfxn5a gene encoding sideroflexin-5a isoform X6 has protein sequence MQESAECYPVFQYGKCRFDQSTFVGRFRHFLDVIDPRTLFVSEKSLQECLDLLDHFHHGTLPTGVTNAQLWQAQKIKQAILHPDTGDKILMPFRMSGYIPFGTPVVIGLLLPNQTLLSSIFWQWLNQSHNACVNYSNRNATKPTPVSTFCLGYVGAVTSALSIAVGLKVLVQRADKFRPATRFLLQRFIPFPAVAGANVCNVLLMRHSELSEGISVLDDSGKAVGTSRLAARPFSTRHSPEWSCLCLSSCCPPSSWPC, from the exons ATGCAAGAATCCGCTGAATGTTATCCAGTATTCCAGTATGGCAAGTGCCGTTTCGACCAG agCACGTTTGTTGGCAGATTCAGACACTTCCTGGATGTGATTGACCCGAGGACCCTGTTTGTGTCAGAG AAAAGTCTTCAGGAGTGTCTGGATCTCCTAGACCATTTCCATCATGGAACTCTCCCTACAGGGGTGACCAACGCCCAG CTTTGGCAAGCTCAAAAGATAAAACAG GCCATCCTCCACCCTGACACTGGGGACAAGATCCTCATGCCCTTTCGGATGTCAG GTTATATTCCTTTTGGCACACCAGTG GTGATCGGTCTCCTCCTACCCAACCAGACCCTGCTGTCCTCCATCTTCTGGCAG TGGCTGAACCAGAGTCACAACGCATGTGTCAACTACAGCAACCGCAACGCCACCAAG CCGACTCCCGTCTCCACGTTCTGCCTGGGCTACGTGGGCGCGGTGACCAGCGCACTCTCCATTGCT gTGGGGTTGAAGGTCCTGGTGCAGAGAGCCGACAAGTTCCGCCCAGCCACTCGCTTTCTGCTCCAGAGGTTCATCCCTTTCCCTGCTGTGG CCGGTGCAAACGTGTGTAACGTGCTCCTCATGCGCCACTCGGAGCTGTCGGAGGGCATCAGTGTGTTGGACGACAGCGGGAAGGCGGTGGGCACCTCCAGACTGGCTGCCAG GCCCTTCTCGACACGGCACTCACCAGAGTGGTCCTGCCTATGCCTATCCTCCTGCTGCCCCCCTTCATCATGGCCATGCTAG
- the sfxn5a gene encoding sideroflexin-5a isoform X5 yields the protein MSLTSGARHGNRIIPGSRVWFTERELPRLYSFWHTSGDRSPPTQPDPAVLHLLAVAEPESQRMCQLQQPQRHQADSRLHVLPGLRGRGDQRTLHCCGVEGPGAESRQVPPSHSLSAPEVHPFPCSGANVCNVLLMRHSELSEGISVLDDSGKAVGTSRLAASSVGWLLCYLQALLDTALTRVVLPMPILLLPPFIMAMLERFPFLQKHRRLVLPTHSVVCLGAFSLALPLAISLFPQMSQIDVSRLEPDIAMATDCKSVTYNKGL from the exons ATGTCGCTGACATCAGGAGCCCGTCATGGTAACAGGATTATTCCAGGATCAAGAGTCTGGTTTACTGAACGTGAACTTCCCAG GTTATATTCCTTTTGGCACACCAGTG GTGATCGGTCTCCTCCTACCCAACCAGACCCTGCTGTCCTCCATCTTCTGGCAG TGGCTGAACCAGAGTCACAACGCATGTGTCAACTACAGCAACCGCAACGCCACCAAG CCGACTCCCGTCTCCACGTTCTGCCTGGGCTACGTGGGCGCGGTGACCAGCGCACTCTCCATTGCT gTGGGGTTGAAGGTCCTGGTGCAGAGAGCCGACAAGTTCCGCCCAGCCACTCGCTTTCTGCTCCAGAGGTTCATCCCTTTCCCTGCT CCGGTGCAAACGTGTGTAACGTGCTCCTCATGCGCCACTCGGAGCTGTCGGAGGGCATCAGTGTGTTGGACGACAGCGGGAAGGCGGTGGGCACCTCCAGACTGGCTGCCAG CTCTGTTGGTTGGTTACTGTGTTACCTCCAGGCCCTTCTCGACACGGCACTCACCAGAGTGGTCCTGCCTATGCCTATCCTCCTGCTGCCCCCCTTCATCATGGCCATGCTAGAGAG GTTCCCCTTCCTCCAGAAGCACAGGAGACTAGTCCTTCCCACCCACAGTGTGGTGTGCCTGGGAGCCTTCAGCCTGGCGCTGCCCCTGGCCATCAGCCTCTTCCCTCAGATGTCTCAG aTCGATGTGTCACGACTAGAGCCGGACATTGCCATGGCGACTGATTGTAAGAGCGTGACCTACAATAAAGGGCTGTGA
- the sfxn5a gene encoding sideroflexin-5a isoform X1, giving the protein MQESAECYPVFQYGKCRFDQSTFVGRFRHFLDVIDPRTLFVSEKSLQECLDLLDHFHHGTLPTGVTNAQLWQAQKIKQAILHPDTGDKILMPFRMSGYIPFGTPVVIGLLLPNQTLLSSIFWQWLNQSHNACVNYSNRNATKPTPVSTFCLGYVGAVTSALSIAVGLKVLVQRADKFRPATRFLLQRFIPFPAVAGANVCNVLLMRHSELSEGISVLDDSGKAVGTSRLAASSVGWLLCYLQALLDTALTRVVLPMPILLLPPFIMAMLERFPFLQKHRRLVLPTHSVVCLGAFSLALPLAISLFPQMSQIDVSRLEPDIAMATDCKSVTYNKGL; this is encoded by the exons ATGCAAGAATCCGCTGAATGTTATCCAGTATTCCAGTATGGCAAGTGCCGTTTCGACCAG agCACGTTTGTTGGCAGATTCAGACACTTCCTGGATGTGATTGACCCGAGGACCCTGTTTGTGTCAGAG AAAAGTCTTCAGGAGTGTCTGGATCTCCTAGACCATTTCCATCATGGAACTCTCCCTACAGGGGTGACCAACGCCCAG CTTTGGCAAGCTCAAAAGATAAAACAG GCCATCCTCCACCCTGACACTGGGGACAAGATCCTCATGCCCTTTCGGATGTCAG GTTATATTCCTTTTGGCACACCAGTG GTGATCGGTCTCCTCCTACCCAACCAGACCCTGCTGTCCTCCATCTTCTGGCAG TGGCTGAACCAGAGTCACAACGCATGTGTCAACTACAGCAACCGCAACGCCACCAAG CCGACTCCCGTCTCCACGTTCTGCCTGGGCTACGTGGGCGCGGTGACCAGCGCACTCTCCATTGCT gTGGGGTTGAAGGTCCTGGTGCAGAGAGCCGACAAGTTCCGCCCAGCCACTCGCTTTCTGCTCCAGAGGTTCATCCCTTTCCCTGCTGTGG CCGGTGCAAACGTGTGTAACGTGCTCCTCATGCGCCACTCGGAGCTGTCGGAGGGCATCAGTGTGTTGGACGACAGCGGGAAGGCGGTGGGCACCTCCAGACTGGCTGCCAG CTCTGTTGGTTGGTTACTGTGTTACCTCCAGGCCCTTCTCGACACGGCACTCACCAGAGTGGTCCTGCCTATGCCTATCCTCCTGCTGCCCCCCTTCATCATGGCCATGCTAGAGAG GTTCCCCTTCCTCCAGAAGCACAGGAGACTAGTCCTTCCCACCCACAGTGTGGTGTGCCTGGGAGCCTTCAGCCTGGCGCTGCCCCTGGCCATCAGCCTCTTCCCTCAGATGTCTCAG aTCGATGTGTCACGACTAGAGCCGGACATTGCCATGGCGACTGATTGTAAGAGCGTGACCTACAATAAAGGGCTGTGA
- the noto gene encoding homeobox protein notochord, translating to MQVLNRPTGAYGYPVRNYASSYPQYPGTQCASTTKPATGKSFTIDALLAKPDERITGRTSPTPCGMKYQSAAALHPLAGQMCSPIPQYLYTPNMLHTVMHTQPGYSVYCCPPFTYQASCRGSFYPQDSAQSKVGVHSFKHKGGKSKRMRTSFTNEQLSRLEKEFARQQYMVGSERFLLASALQLTEAQVKVWFQNRRIKWRKQSLEQQQAKLAKLGLAAPPRSPGSQGQEEGDEDEEIDFSDGSDVDIDGPLDHC from the exons ATGCAAGTACTGAACAGACCAACCGGGGCTTACGGCTATCCTGTGCGTAATTACGCATCGTCTTATCCACAGTATCCTGGAACCCAGTGCGCCTCAACGACAAAACCTGCCACTGGGAAATCGTTTACCATTGACGCTTTGCTTGCTAAGCCCGATGAGAGAATCACCGGCCGGACCAGTCCCACTCCCTGCGGAATGAAATACCAGTCAGCAGCCGCGCTTCATCCGCTAGCGGGTCAGATGTGCTCACCCATACCGCAGTATCTTTACACACCGAATATGCTGCATACGGTgatgcacacacagccagggtATTCTGTCTACTGCTGTCCACCGTTCACATACCAGGCGTCTTGTCGAGGCTCCTTTTACCCCCAAG ATTCAGCTCAGTCCAAAGTCGGCGTTCACTCATTCAAGCACAAAGGAGGGAAATCCAAACGAATGCGCACGAGCTTCACCAACGAACAACTTTCCCGGTTGGAGAAAGAGTTCGCTCGCCAGCAGTATATGGTCGGATCAGAGAGATTCCTCCTGGCGTCCGCGTTGCAACTTACCGAAGCTCAG GTTAAAGTCTGGTTTCAGAACCGCCGTATCAAATGGCGGAAGCAGAGCCTGGAGCAGCAGCAGGCGAAGCTGGCGAAGCTTGGGCTGGCGGCCCCTCCGAGGAGCCCCGGTTctcagggacaggaggagggggacgaaGATGAGGAGATCGACTTCTCTGACGGCTCTGATGTGGATATTGATGGACCTCTTGATCACTGCTAA
- the sfxn5a gene encoding sideroflexin-5a isoform X4: protein MQESAECYPVFQYGKCRFDQSTFVGRFRHFLDVIDPRTLFVSEKSLQECLDLLDHFHHGTLPTGVTNAQLWQAQKIKQAILHPDTGDKILMPFRMSGYIPFGTPVVIGLLLPNQTLLSSIFWQWLNQSHNACVNYSNRNATKPTPVSTFCLGYVGAVTSALSIAVGLKVLVQRADKFRPATRFLLQRFIPFPAPVQTCVTCSSCATRSCRRASVCWTTAGRRWAPPDWLPALLVGYCVTSRPFSTRHSPEWSCLCLSSCCPPSSWPC from the exons ATGCAAGAATCCGCTGAATGTTATCCAGTATTCCAGTATGGCAAGTGCCGTTTCGACCAG agCACGTTTGTTGGCAGATTCAGACACTTCCTGGATGTGATTGACCCGAGGACCCTGTTTGTGTCAGAG AAAAGTCTTCAGGAGTGTCTGGATCTCCTAGACCATTTCCATCATGGAACTCTCCCTACAGGGGTGACCAACGCCCAG CTTTGGCAAGCTCAAAAGATAAAACAG GCCATCCTCCACCCTGACACTGGGGACAAGATCCTCATGCCCTTTCGGATGTCAG GTTATATTCCTTTTGGCACACCAGTG GTGATCGGTCTCCTCCTACCCAACCAGACCCTGCTGTCCTCCATCTTCTGGCAG TGGCTGAACCAGAGTCACAACGCATGTGTCAACTACAGCAACCGCAACGCCACCAAG CCGACTCCCGTCTCCACGTTCTGCCTGGGCTACGTGGGCGCGGTGACCAGCGCACTCTCCATTGCT gTGGGGTTGAAGGTCCTGGTGCAGAGAGCCGACAAGTTCCGCCCAGCCACTCGCTTTCTGCTCCAGAGGTTCATCCCTTTCCCTGCT CCGGTGCAAACGTGTGTAACGTGCTCCTCATGCGCCACTCGGAGCTGTCGGAGGGCATCAGTGTGTTGGACGACAGCGGGAAGGCGGTGGGCACCTCCAGACTGGCTGCCAG CTCTGTTGGTTGGTTACTGTGTTACCTCCAGGCCCTTCTCGACACGGCACTCACCAGAGTGGTCCTGCCTATGCCTATCCTCCTGCTGCCCCCCTTCATCATGGCCATGCTAG
- the emx1 gene encoding homeobox protein EMX1: MFENMFSSAGKRCFTIESLVAKENHLTTEDPIRPTALSYPNPTDAFMNTYQGPTGRSLYQNPELVFPEAVNHHSLTMNPPQLGGPHLQHPHFFGTQHRDPLNFYPWVLRNRFFGHRFQGNDVTQDSLLLHGPFARKPKRIRTAFSPSQLLRLERAFEKNHYVVGAERKQLANSLNLSETQVKVWFQNRRTKYKRQKLEEEGPDSQQKKKGNHHINRWRIATKQGSSEDIDVTSED; this comes from the exons ATGTTTGAGAACATGTTTTCGTCAGCAGGCAAGCGTTGCTTTACGATAGAGTCTTTAGTCGCCAAAGAGAATCATTTAACTACCGAAGATCCTATCCGACCAACGGCACTAAGTTATCCCAACCCCACAGACGCTTTCATGAACACTTACCAGGGTCCAACAGGAAGGTCACTATACCAAAACCCGGAGCTCGTGTTCCCTGAGGCGGTAAACCACCACTCACTGACCATGAACCCTCCCCAGCTAGGAGGGCCGCATCTTCAGCACCCGCACTTCTTTGGGACACAACATCGAGACCCACTTAATTTCTACCCGTGGGTTTTAAGAAACAGGTTCTTTGGACACAGATTTCAAG GCAACGATGTTACCCAAGATAGTCTTCTCCTCCACGGCCCCTTCGCCAGGAAACCCAAACGCATCCGCACGGCGTTCTCGCCCTCGCAGCTGCTGCGTCTGGAGAGGGCCTTCGAAAAGAACCACTATGTGGTTGGAGCCGAGAGAAAGCAACTGGCCAACAGCCTCAATTTATCGGAAACACAG GTCAAGGTGTGGTTTCAGAACCGGAGGACTAAGTACAAGCGTCaaaagctggaggaggagggtccgGATAGTCAGCAGAAGAAGAAGGGCAACCACCACATCAACCGCTGGCGCATTGCCACCAAGCAGGGCAGCTCAGAGGACATCGACGTCACCTCAGAGGACTGA
- the sfxn5a gene encoding sideroflexin-5a isoform X3 — translation MQESAECYPVFQYGKCRFDQSTFVGRFRHFLDVIDPRTLFVSEKSLQECLDLLDHFHHGTLPTGVTNAQLWQAQKIKQAILHPDTGDKILMPFRMSGYIPFGTPVVIGLLLPNQTLLSSIFWQWLNQSHNACVNYSNRNATKPTPVSTFCLGYVGAVTSALSIAVGLKVLVQRADKFRPATRFLLQRFIPFPAPVQTCVTCSSCATRSCRRASVCWTTAGRRWAPPDWLPGPSRHGTHQSGPAYAYPPAAPLHHGHAREVPLPPEAQETSPSHPQCGVPGSLQPGAAPGHQPLPSDVSDRCVTTRAGHCHGD, via the exons ATGCAAGAATCCGCTGAATGTTATCCAGTATTCCAGTATGGCAAGTGCCGTTTCGACCAG agCACGTTTGTTGGCAGATTCAGACACTTCCTGGATGTGATTGACCCGAGGACCCTGTTTGTGTCAGAG AAAAGTCTTCAGGAGTGTCTGGATCTCCTAGACCATTTCCATCATGGAACTCTCCCTACAGGGGTGACCAACGCCCAG CTTTGGCAAGCTCAAAAGATAAAACAG GCCATCCTCCACCCTGACACTGGGGACAAGATCCTCATGCCCTTTCGGATGTCAG GTTATATTCCTTTTGGCACACCAGTG GTGATCGGTCTCCTCCTACCCAACCAGACCCTGCTGTCCTCCATCTTCTGGCAG TGGCTGAACCAGAGTCACAACGCATGTGTCAACTACAGCAACCGCAACGCCACCAAG CCGACTCCCGTCTCCACGTTCTGCCTGGGCTACGTGGGCGCGGTGACCAGCGCACTCTCCATTGCT gTGGGGTTGAAGGTCCTGGTGCAGAGAGCCGACAAGTTCCGCCCAGCCACTCGCTTTCTGCTCCAGAGGTTCATCCCTTTCCCTGCT CCGGTGCAAACGTGTGTAACGTGCTCCTCATGCGCCACTCGGAGCTGTCGGAGGGCATCAGTGTGTTGGACGACAGCGGGAAGGCGGTGGGCACCTCCAGACTGGCTGCCAG GCCCTTCTCGACACGGCACTCACCAGAGTGGTCCTGCCTATGCCTATCCTCCTGCTGCCCCCCTTCATCATGGCCATGCTAGAGAG GTTCCCCTTCCTCCAGAAGCACAGGAGACTAGTCCTTCCCACCCACAGTGTGGTGTGCCTGGGAGCCTTCAGCCTGGCGCTGCCCCTGGCCATCAGCCTCTTCCCTCAGATGTCTCAG aTCGATGTGTCACGACTAGAGCCGGACATTGCCATGGCGACTGA
- the sfxn5a gene encoding sideroflexin-5a isoform X2, translating into MQESAECYPVFQYGKCRFDQSTFVGRFRHFLDVIDPRTLFVSEKSLQECLDLLDHFHHGTLPTGVTNAQLWQAQKIKQAILHPDTGDKILMPFRMSGYIPFGTPVVIGLLLPNQTLLSSIFWQWLNQSHNACVNYSNRNATKPTPVSTFCLGYVGAVTSALSIAVGLKVLVQRADKFRPATRFLLQRFIPFPAVAGANVCNVLLMRHSELSEGISVLDDSGKAVGTSRLAARHALLDTALTRVVLPMPILLLPPFIMAMLERFPFLQKHRRLVLPTHSVVCLGAFSLALPLAISLFPQMSQIDVSRLEPDIAMATDCKSVTYNKGL; encoded by the exons ATGCAAGAATCCGCTGAATGTTATCCAGTATTCCAGTATGGCAAGTGCCGTTTCGACCAG agCACGTTTGTTGGCAGATTCAGACACTTCCTGGATGTGATTGACCCGAGGACCCTGTTTGTGTCAGAG AAAAGTCTTCAGGAGTGTCTGGATCTCCTAGACCATTTCCATCATGGAACTCTCCCTACAGGGGTGACCAACGCCCAG CTTTGGCAAGCTCAAAAGATAAAACAG GCCATCCTCCACCCTGACACTGGGGACAAGATCCTCATGCCCTTTCGGATGTCAG GTTATATTCCTTTTGGCACACCAGTG GTGATCGGTCTCCTCCTACCCAACCAGACCCTGCTGTCCTCCATCTTCTGGCAG TGGCTGAACCAGAGTCACAACGCATGTGTCAACTACAGCAACCGCAACGCCACCAAG CCGACTCCCGTCTCCACGTTCTGCCTGGGCTACGTGGGCGCGGTGACCAGCGCACTCTCCATTGCT gTGGGGTTGAAGGTCCTGGTGCAGAGAGCCGACAAGTTCCGCCCAGCCACTCGCTTTCTGCTCCAGAGGTTCATCCCTTTCCCTGCTGTGG CCGGTGCAAACGTGTGTAACGTGCTCCTCATGCGCCACTCGGAGCTGTCGGAGGGCATCAGTGTGTTGGACGACAGCGGGAAGGCGGTGGGCACCTCCAGACTGGCTGCCAGGCAC GCCCTTCTCGACACGGCACTCACCAGAGTGGTCCTGCCTATGCCTATCCTCCTGCTGCCCCCCTTCATCATGGCCATGCTAGAGAG GTTCCCCTTCCTCCAGAAGCACAGGAGACTAGTCCTTCCCACCCACAGTGTGGTGTGCCTGGGAGCCTTCAGCCTGGCGCTGCCCCTGGCCATCAGCCTCTTCCCTCAGATGTCTCAG aTCGATGTGTCACGACTAGAGCCGGACATTGCCATGGCGACTGATTGTAAGAGCGTGACCTACAATAAAGGGCTGTGA